The Helianthus annuus cultivar XRQ/B chromosome 16, HanXRQr2.0-SUNRISE, whole genome shotgun sequence genome includes a window with the following:
- the LOC118488242 gene encoding uncharacterized protein LOC118488242, which translates to MEKALARYGVTHRLSTAYHPQTSGQVENANRGVKRILEKTVGKSRKDWSEKLDDVLWAFRTAYKTPLGTTPFMIVYGKACHLPVELEHRALWALKTVNLDLTEAARRRFFQIHELEALRDAAYERSWSIKEKSKALHDRRLRGLKDFKVGDKVLLFNSRLKLIARKLKSRWNGPYVVKEVFPYGTVELYDEVDKGVWKVNGHRLKHYLGGPIDSTEEEEIPLEDPPTFAEQ; encoded by the coding sequence ATGGAAAAGGCACTTGCGCGCTACGGTGTCACTCATCGTCTTTCCACCGCATACCACCCGCAAACTAGTGGCCAAGTAGAGAATGCTAATCGTGGGGTGAAGAGAatcttagagaaaacggtaggaaaaagtagaaaggattggtcggaaAAGCTCGACGACGTTTTGTGGGCATTCCGTACCGCCTATAAGACACCGTTAGGCACCACACCCTTTATGATCGTGTATGGCAAAGCTTGCCATCTTCCGGTAGAATTAGAGCATAGGGCATTGTGGGCATTGAAAACCGTAAACCTTGACCTTACCGAAGCCGCAAGGAGGAGATTCTTCCAGATTCATGAGTTGGAAGCATTGAGGGATGCCGCGTATGAAAGGTCTTGGAGTATCAAGGAGAAATCAAAGGCATTGCATGATAGGAGGTTGCGAGGTTTGAAGGATTTtaaggtaggtgacaaggtactTTTGTTCAATTCACGTTTGAAATTAATAGCAAGGAAATTGAAATCGAGATGGAATGGACCGTATGTGGTGAAAGAAGTGTTTCCGTACGGCACGGTTGAGCTCTACGATGAAGTAGATAAGGGAGTTTGGAAAGTGAACGGCCATCGCTTGAAACATTACTTGGGAGGTCCAATTGATTCTACCGAAGAGGAAGAAATTCCTCTGGAGGACCCACCCACCTTCGCCGAACAGTAA